A window from Gossypium raimondii isolate GPD5lz chromosome 7, ASM2569854v1, whole genome shotgun sequence encodes these proteins:
- the LOC105802530 gene encoding glucan endo-1,3-beta-glucosidase 12, protein MVPIFASFSLLLISALFIVADCGSIGVNYGRIANNLPSATKVVELLKSQALNRVKVYDTDPAVLHALSGSGIKVTVDLPNEQLFAAAKSTSFANSWVQRNVAAYYPHTEIEAIAVGNEVFVDPRNTTKFLVPAMKNIHQALVKSNLHSDIKISSPIALSALQNSYPSSAGSFRPELIEPVFKPMLNFLRQTGSFLMVNAYPFFAYESNTDVISLDYALFRENPGVVDAGNGLRYFSLFDAQVDAVFAAMSALKYDDIRLVVTETGWPSKGDENEIGASAENAAAYNGNLVRRILTGGGTPLRPKADLTVYLFALFNENNKVGPTSERNYGLFYPTEEKVYDIPFTVEGLKNYHDRRSPVAGNQPVNGGKGGVSKSTTGNTWCVANGEAGKEKLQAALDFACGEGGADCHSIQPGATCYDPNTLEAHASFAFNSYYQKNGRHMGTCYFGGAAYVVTQPPKYGDCEFPTGY, encoded by the exons ATGGTGCCCATTTTcgcttctttctctcttttacTCATTTCTGCTCTCTTCATTGTTGCAG ACTGTGGTTCTATTGGAGTAAACTACGGAAGAATCGCCAACAACCTTCCTTCAGCTACCAAAGTAGTGGAACTACTTAAATCCCAAGCTTTAAACCGTGTCAAAGTCTACGACACTGACCCGGCTGTTCTCCATGCATTATCTGGATCCGGAATCAAGGTCACCGTCGACCTCCCAAACGAGCAACTCTTCGCCGCTGCTAAAAGCACTTCCTTTGCTAACTCTTGGGTCCAGCGAAACGTCGCCGCTTACTACCCTCACACTGAAATAGAAGCCATTGCCGTCGGTAACGAAGTCTTCGTGGACCCCCGCAATACGACTAAGTTCCTCGTACCCGCCATGAAGAATATCCACCAAGCTTTGGTTAAGTCCAACCTTCACTCGGATATTAAAATCTCTTCCCCCATTGCCCTTTCCGCTCTCCAAAACTCTTACCCGTCTTCTGCCGGATCTTTCCGACCCGAACTTATTGAACCCGTTTTTAAACCCATGTTGAATTTCCTCCGCCAAACCGGGTCTTTCCTTATGGTCAATGCTTATCCTTTCTTTGCTTACGAGTCAAACACGGACGTCATCTCCTTGGACTACGCTTTGTTTAGAGAGAATCCGGGTGTGGTGGATGCGGGTAACGGGTTgaggtattttagtcttttcgACGCTCAAGTCGATGCCGTTTTCGCGGCAATGTCTGCTTTGAAATATGATGATATTCGATTGGTTGTGACGGAAACGGGTTGGCCCTCAAAGGGGGATGAGAATGAGATCGGTGCTAGTGCCGAAAACGCCGCCGCTTATAACGGGAATCTGGTCCGTCGGATCCTGACCGGAGGTGGGACCCCTTTGAGACCCAAAGCAGATCTCACCGTTTATCTGTTTGCcctttttaatgaaaacaacaAAGTCGGGCCTACATCCGAACGAAATTACGGCCTCTTTTACCCGACCGAGGAAAAAGTTTACGATATCCCTTTCACTGTAGAAGGGTTGAAGAATTACCATGACAGGCGGTCGCCGGTGGCCGGGAATCAACCCGTCAACGGAGGAAAAGGGGGTGTGTCGAAGAGTACGACGGGGAACACGTGGTGCGTTGCAAACGGCGAAGCTGGAAAAGAGAAGCTGCAGGCAGCTCTAGATTTCGCCTGTGGTGAAGGAGGAGCTGATTGCCATTCGATCCAACCAGGTGCCACGTGTTACGATCCCAACACCCTGGAAGCCCACGCTTCGTTCGCTTTCAACAGTTATTATCAAAAGAACGGACGCCACATGGGGACGTGTTATTTTGGCGGGGCGGCCTACGTCGTCACCCAACCCCCTA AGTATGGTGATTGCGAATTTCCGACGGGATACTGA
- the LOC105802529 gene encoding importin subunit alpha-1b, producing MHTSEQPQTPTSEPSGPQPPQTLLNLITTVLSLLLLSSLTVRSLFGRWQVLRSKLCTLQSSLSSISESPHWDDNSLLHTLFPSLLSTLQRLKPLSDQCTLSSFTGGKLLMQSDLDIASSSLSTHLHDLDLLLRSGVLHQSNSIILSHPGPGSDKDDLGFFIRDVFTRLQIGGIEFKKKALESLLQLLNKDEKSTAVVAKEGNIGYLISLLEVNSQPLIREQAVLAVSMLASSSQHSRKIIFEEGGLGPLLRILETGSISLKEKAAIAVEAITADPENAWAISAYGGVSALIEACRSGSQPIQTHAVGALRNVASVEDIRLALGEEGAVPVLVQLLVSGNTAAQEKVAHCLSILASSGEYCGALIIQEKGLPRLMHMIQDLSNSDTIEHVLRTICSLSVTDSNLQILSSSTTTIIQLGEFIKHGNMILQQISASLLSKLSISEGNKRAISSCMGSLVKLTESPKPVELQDAAGQAIVSLLTVRSNRKELARDEKSVMRLVQMLDPKNETVSKKYPLMVVTALLAGGSGDCRKILVAAGANKHLQILTEMEVADLQGLHSRAFSAGLGGNNQKRY from the coding sequence ATGCATACATCAGAACAACCGCAAACGCCGACGTCAGAACCATCTGGACCTCAACCACCGCAAACACTCCTCAACTTAATCACAACTGTTCTCTCTCTCCTCCTCCTTTCTTCCCTCACCGTCCGCTCTTTATTCGGCCGGTGGCAAGTCCTCCGGTCAAAGCTTTGCACTCTCCAATCATCTCTTTCCTCCATCTCTGAATCTCCTCACTGGGATGACAACTCCTTGCTTCACACTCTTTTCCCTTCCCTTCTCTCCACTCTCCAACGTTTAAAACCTCTCTCCGATCAATGCACTCTCTCTTCCTTCACCGGCGGCAAACTCCTCATGCAAAGCGACCTCGACATTGCTTCCTCTTCTCTCTCTACCCATCTCCATGACCTCGATTTGCTTCTCAGATCTGGCGTTCTTCACCAATCCAACTCCATCATTTTGTCTCACCCGGGACCTGGCTCTGATAAAGATGATTTGGGATTTTTCATTAGGGATGTCTTCACCCGACTTCAGATTGGAGGTATCGAGTTCAAAAAGAAAGCTTTAGAATCACTCCTTCAGCTTCTCAACAAGGACGAGAAATCTACTGCTGTGGTTGCTAAAGAAGGAAACATTGGCTATTTGATAAGTCTTCTCGAAGTTAACAGCCAACCTTTGATTCGAGAACAAGCTGTTTTAGCAGTGTCGATGTTGGCTTCTTCAAGCCAACATTCGAGAAAAATCATCTTCGAAGAGGGAGGATTAGGGCCTTTATTAAGAATCCTCGAAACAGGTTCcatttctttaaaagaaaaggcCGCCATTGCTGTTGAAGCAATCACCGCCGATCCCGAAAACGCCTGGGCAATTTCAGCATACGGGGGGGTGTCGGCCTTGATAGAAGCTTGCCGATCTGGCTCCCAACCAATCCAAACCCATGCGGTTGGCGCTCTTCGAAACGTGGCTTCTGTAGAAGATATTCGACTGGCTTTGGGTGAAGAAGGCGCGGTTCCTGTTTTAGTCCAGTTATTAGTCTCTGGTAACACCGCTGCCCAAGAAAAAGTAGCCCATTGCCTTTCTATACTGGCTTCTTCTGGTGAATATTGTGGCGCTTTGATTATACAAGAAAAAGGATTGCCAAGATTGATGCATATGattcaagatttatcaaattcaGATACAATCGAGCATGTTCTCCGTACAATCTGTTCCCTTTCGGTAACGGATTCCAATTTACAGATTTTATCGTCTTCAACAACCACCATTATCCAATTGGGTGAATTTATCAAGCACGGAAACATGATTTTACAACAGATTTCAGCTTCTCTCTTATCGAAATTATCAATTAGTGAGGGAAACAAGCGAGCAATTTCTAGTTGTATGGGTTCTTTGGTAAAGTTAACGGAATCTCCAAAGCCAGTGGAGTTACAAGACGCGGCGGGGCAAGCCATTGTTTCGCTACTGACTGTCCGGTCAAATAGGAAGGAGCTGGCTAGAGATGAGAAGAGTGTGATGAGATTGGTGCAGATGTTGGATCCCAAAAATGAGACTGTTTCTAAGAAGTACCCGTTGATGGTGGTGACAGCGCTGTTGGCTGGAGGAAGCGGAGATTGTAGGAAAATACTAGTGGCTGCCGGAGCCAATAAGCATCTCCAGATTCTGACGGAAATGGAAGTCGCTGACTTGCAGGGATTACACTCGAGAGCATTTTCAGCAGGACTTGGAGGGAATAACCAGAAAAGATACTAA